The Pieris brassicae chromosome 3, ilPieBrab1.1, whole genome shotgun sequence genome contains the following window.
TGTAGTTTTACCGTAcgatttaaaagttaaagatGTGTTTACCGAAAGCATCAAATTCATGACAGAGTTCTCTAAAAAAACTGGTGATTATACAAGCCTTTCAGCAACTGATATAAAAGTAATGGCCCTTACTTATCAGATGGAGAAAGAAATCAGTGGTATTGAGCATTTAAAAACGGAGCCAACAATGCAAAAGACTGTAAAAATTACTGGTTTATCTGGGCGTACACCCGACACTAACAAGAAGGATGACATTATCAAAAGTAATGATGAAGCTTTACAGGATACAACTAAAGTAGAAGAGCACAATGATGAATCTTCAAAAATCAATTGCAACGAGGATGATGATGACAGTAAATTAGCACATGAAAtagttgaaaaaataaaaaacatggaGTTGACAGATGAAAAAGAGGCAGAAAACGTTATAGTGAaggtaaaactttaaattacttaaggTTAAGAATTTATAGTgtgttttttacatattttctatGATACTTTTGATGTTCTAGGTTGAAGAGAGTGAGTCAGATGAAGGAGAGATTTCAAGTgaagatgatgatgatggCAGTGAATGGATTACACctagtaatttaaaagaaaagaaaaaagaaatggaCTTAGGAGAATTCGAACAAAAGAATGTTGATGTAGCATGCATAACATCAGACTTTGCTATGCAAAATGTGCTTAAACAAATTGGATTAAATGTCACAGCAGTAGATGGTAGAATCATTAGACATCTACGTACTTATATATTCCGCTGTACAACTTGCTTTAAAACTACTAGTGTTATGACCAAATTATTTTGTCCAAAATGTGGACATGCTACCTTAAAGAAAGTAGCTGTCAGTGTTGATGAAAAAGGAAACCAACACATACACATTAATGGACGAAAGCCTTTATCAGGTAGAGGCAAACGGTTCAGTTTGCCAACTCCCAAAGGTGGTCAGCACTTTCAATATCCTATATTAACTGAGGACCAACACATACATAAAAGATTTGCTACAAAACTAgctagaaataaaacaaatgcatTAGATCCTGATTATCTTGCAGGGTTTTCCCCATTTGCTATGAAGGATGTTAATTCAAAATCTGCTGTATTAGGAGTAAGAGCAGATAAGCAAGATTTAAAGTATTGGATGAAACATTATTCTAAGGATAAGAAGAAATAAGAGATGAAATTGATtaagttttcatattttatatttcaaaacctattaaaaatatattaaaaagtatttttttttacttttgttcattttgtttacttatacaattatattacttaGCTTGCCAGTTTagaatcaataaatttaaagactgaATCCATGGCTGCATAAGATGTCATTTCATGTTGTGGATGACCTGAGGAAAGCgggaaagtttaaaaatttattaaacataagttAAGACATGTAAGTGGGAATACCTGCTGATAATCTAGTGATTTCAAATTCTGGTGTCTTCATTGGTGTATCCAAGGGTGATGAGTTTGATATCCAATTAATTGAAACCtgaacatatttaataaatataagatatgtagtttttattctttaaatgtgCAATCTACTACAGCCAGAACATTCTGGATATTCTTTGGGATCCTTGGTCCAAAAAGGAAGGAAAGCAgggatataatatatttgattataaaagGGCATTCTGTTAAGCAAGTAACTATTAAGTTGctttattactttttgtaattatttacttatgcAAACTTACAATAAGTAACAATTTGATCATAAGCATCATGTTAGTGCATGGCATCCTTACCACCACACATTGGTGTGGCCTCAGAAATAGGTTCAAGAACCAAGAAATAGGCCTCAAGAACCAATGTTCTAGTTTGTGtaacatgtttattttttcttgtgtGGCCTTGTTGGTGtggctataaataaataaataaaaatatcttacttTTCTTATTGAGTCTGGAATTATTGCTTCTGAAAATGAATGAACAGAATCTGTCATAGCTACTGCCTTGACTCGCTTCTCAAAGTCATTCTGAAACTTTTGGGCTAGCATTACTGTAAGTAGTCCACCATAACTATGAGCTAcaactacaatatttttagcttTCGTGCCTGAAATGTATGTTTTCCAGACATATTGTGCATGTTCTTCACTTGTGTTACTTtgtggaatatttttatttcttttataattctCATTGGGATTCATTATAAGTATGCCAAAATTTCGTTTGATGCCCATTTGGATGTATGGGATCTGTGTTCCCatatctaaattattattgatgaTGAGTCTGTAAAATAGAAATTGCATACAAGGACATGTCGCTGTTGTTTTTGTATTGGACACCTGGCTATGGAATTCTACCTTTATGTAGGAACCATTTCTGCTTTTATAATAAGATACTACCTTGAGACTGCAATGTGATTACTTTGTAGAATGACTTGTTCTCAAGCACATAACTTTTAGCATAaagtaaacttttattaaaataacagtttGTGATGCAACAATGGATATATTCCTATTTGAAAAAGTGATAAGTgagaataagaaataaaaaatattctcacaatttttaagttttttttaggtATATAGTTAGCTCTTGGATCagaaagttattaatttatctatgTATAGTACATCTGTATTAACTCAATAGGAGAGGGTTTATGGAGAGTTGTGGTCAGGTAACAGATAATTTGACAATGCAATACACAGTACATGGACATGTTAAAGAAAAACTTACGATCTTGCCCACTGGCCAGCTCGAACGGCACCACTACCTTGAATCAATACCATAAGAGTTTTCTGTGAATCATAACCCCTTGAAGCAAACACAAAAGTTCCATTTTCGCCTGCATCTGTAGGTACCGGTAACCTTAATAGATTGactttgttttgtaataattgatatatgtATTCTGTCACAGCTGCTCCAAGTTTCTCATAGTGAGCCTGGCATTCTTTTTGATCACTACTGATTTTGTACTGAAATGGTTCATCTGTTAAATTTCCATCAACCCCCATTTTCCTTAATTCGCcttctgtaataaaatatgaattagaAATTATAGAGATATAAAAAGAACTAAGGTTTTTTGCTTTTGTACTCACCGGTGTTAAAATCATACCCCAATTCATGCAAGGTTTTTCTTACATCCATTTCTTTGGTTTTCTTAATAGTTCTGTAAGGTTTTCTTGTTTTGATAATGTTTTTCcaaagtttttttaacatagaTGATTCTTTGTTTTCTTACTGCTTTGCTTTTAGCTTTAGTCGatacgaatattttaattttctttctcAACTATATACAAACTACAAAGATACTTTGTGATTTTAACGCTAAATTAGTATGTGGTATGTACAGCAAAGTAGAAGCTCTCTACATACTACCACAGGAACATTcatgcatttatattatatatcttctatatttttaataaaaaggagTAAAATAgatgttaaagtaaaaaacgttgtaatctattatatatacataatatatagtttttattaaattgtctttGGTCTTAGCAAtggttttttgtttataatttgatGCTGTCACAATTTTACATAGGTATGTCTATCTTTATTTACACAACATTAACAGTTAAGCCGTTAATGCACCACCGCCGTCACCGGGACGACACCGACAACGAGATGACGATTGACGGCGCCGATTTAGcgttacatacatataatatggCCATGTGTCTGTCCCAGTAaagtattgatttttaataattaactgactagagattcaattaactctctgatttaacgaCTTTACTGCATGTCCTACATGTCCACCGCACGCCCGTCACCCGAGCACTGCCATCCCGGCCGCTGATGTTTCAGTAGTTCGGCGTGACCGCTATAACTCGGCACAGTTTTATGACGAGCCGATGAGCCGGCTATATAAAACACGTTTGTTCTTGTCCACTTGtctatcataaaataaaataaaaatggctaagaaattcaaatattatattattgttattattttttatttattaatatttctagaaCTGAGCCACTGATATATCGGCGCGATGGATACACGATCGCCGTCTCGTCATCTAAACTCGGCCCGAAACTTTCTCGTTCTCGGTTACGGCGGCGGTGGACGAATAGCCTTAcgagtattatattatttacgtcACCGACCCTcgaattccattaaaaaatatatcgaacTGGGTTTTGAACTAGCggacaatttaaatttctctGTAAAAAAGTACTCCATTACCTAATCAAATGCTGCTGCCgttttcacatattttatgataaaatggGGTGTCATCCCCAGACATTTATATCAAACTACATAGGTATTCATAATTTCgaaaatttttatttggtaTATATGAATGTCATGTTGGTTGTTTatgacttaaatatatttttttatcgcaACAAGTCGCGTCGATTTACAACGAAACATATATTTCtgtctattttatatttactcttATGGAAGACCAATAATTACAAGTCTTTCGTTTAGAGtttccaattcttaaaaaacaaaactaacgaaaataatataacaatttagtgaaggatttatttttgttaagataaataaatggaTATAATATACATCATCATTGATCTACTAAAGTAAAAAGGATTGTACTTTAGGAGAATGTGAACTACTGATGGAAATTGGTATTTTCATATAGGTGTTGTTTTATTTGGCACACTTTACATCCAAAACCATTTTATTAACAGAAATATGTCATGATTTTCAAGTAGTAAAAACCTGTTATACCATAGGTCACATAGAattgtttttcaattattattacagtataaATAGTGTAATGGTAATTTAAAGAGATATTTAGAGAGATATAATATAGCTATTTTTGGAATGCATATATGCATTATCAAATGTACAAATCTAAAAGGTTTCATAGGAGCTTTTATGTTTGATTTGTGaaagtaaacattatttaaggagaatttatttcatttaataagttaaaggtattacttaaaatgtaaaaaaatatataaaacataaaaatacattaaatcaacacaatttttcaaattatcaTATTCTAATCATTATACCAATCTAAGAAAAGAAGAGTAAAGGACATAACAAGTAAgaagaataatatatacactCGTAATCCAGCGTTTCTTTGTATTGCCTGTTTTATTTGATCATTTGCATCTTTCATTGTTTCTGTGGTTCCTACTACAGTATTGGCAATGCGATCAATATCCTGCTCTTGTTGTAAAACCTGGAgtcacaaaattatttaacacataatttacaaataaataaaagtgcttaaaaataaaaattaatgggTTAAccatgtttaattttaatttttgatcaACATTAAAAATGGAGATTTAAGAGTTTGATCTATACCTGATATTTTAGTACATGTATTTGAAAATGATAGCCTATTTATGTTTCCTAACAAATGTCATAAATTTCTGTTCACAAATTGATCAcacatagataaaaaatcatgattatgatttttattatttataaatcagttagtatatttaacataCTTCATGTTTCATATAAACTAGTTTTATAGTTATTGAGATATCAACACATTTCTTAAGGGtataaaattggtaaataatatgttatagtgttaaatatttttctcttcAGTTGCATAGTGTTttcagtttatatttaaattatatttaagactAAACATGAACTAATCTTATAGGTTAAcagtttagttattatatagaaaGTATACCTTTTCAGTAAATATTTCTTGCAACTCGGCTATATGTAAGACTTTGCTTTCAATTTGTCTCACTTCTTCTGTCAAACTATTTAGCTCATTAAGGAGTTGGACATTTTCAGATTCAAACATTTGCAACTCTTCAGCACTTAATTCACCTTCATCAGATAAAACTGCTATTTCATTCTCTGATAGCtcaagttttgtttttgtactgTCGATTTCTTCGAAATCAGTTTCATTCTCTTTTTCAGCTTCAACTGTAAAAGGGTTTGGTATGGAAGATGTTTTCTGTGGCACTTCTAAACGTGATAGTTTTCGCATATCTAAGGCTCGCTTTACACGAAAAGCTTTTAATTCACTATGTATTTTACATACtgcttttaaataagtatctaTAAGATCAATGACTGCATCCATGTACTCCCGCATCTGCTGTGATACACCTAATTTGCGGTTATCACTCCTGAATTCCTTAATAAGATGCGAGCATGTATTGATGATTCTTTGAGCACCTGTGTCTATTTGATCACGTTCATACTCCGTCATTTCATTCCCCGATATGTCATTTAAGTAGTTAAGATACCTCTCTCTATGCTCTAACAAGAAATCTcttagttttgttatttgaGAAGTAATGTCCTTTGCAGTTAACataaaaccatttttattagatttttgccgcaaaataattttcttctcTTCTGGAATCGGACTTAAAATACCAAAAGTCTTATTTCGTGTTTTTACCGTTTTTATACATGCTTTAAATAAGGGAGTTATATCCATTTTGCttctattaattgttttataatataagttctTCTATGGTCTTCATAAAatcaacaaattataaaaccaCAGATTGTCGATGTAGAACACACTAAACAGTCCATACTCCACAGcaaaattttagttattgAAATCACAGAATAAGTAAAGGCAAACCTTCATATCGGCATTCgattaatattaggtccttacatatgaaattggcgttttgtatgggaggaacaaaaagtcgaatatttttaaatataatatatttaattaatcaaagtatgaaccattgtcttctatgcacttttgccatctcataggtagttcattgatccctttactaaaaaaaccagtcggacgggaatcattAAATCTGTGAAtacgatttggactgccccatcagagttaaattttttcccttgcaagaagttatccaaatttcgaaaagaATTTtctcaattcgtgaggtacccacctttcaagctttttaatcttcccaatttgcttcaagtgaattaaaacagttttatcactaacaccgcagcctgcagctaactcggacgtggtttgcgatggatccgattccacaatagccttcaatattgcattatcaacttgggtctcaggccgtccacggggcttgttctgcaggtcgaaatttccagaacgaaaacgttggaaccaaaaacgaactgtgttttcttttgcaacatgaccgccatacacatcattcacccttcgagtcgtttccgcagcactagtgccacggcggaactcgtactcgtaaataatgcgatactttaagttttccattttgtaaaatgagtgacgcaaacagaaaaaaacagaagaaaaaaactaaatatgaatgacggtcatcgaagcacaaatatatgagtaaatagctgtacaaatttgaatttgaaattcctaaccaaagaggagatatttgaggtcaaagtggccggtacgacaaaacgccaatttcatatgtaaggacctaatattaaatctGGCGAATGAAAGCCGGAAACTGCGGAAAATTAAGAAACTAATTAGGATCTATAACTATGCTGTTgataataaactaataactATCAAGGTAGTTGTGTAtagttagtaataaaaaaatagtacaaaaataaaataaaaaagccctGTTGAAAAAA
Protein-coding sequences here:
- the LOC123706876 gene encoding RNA-binding protein NOB1 isoform X2; translation: MAKLIKHLVVDTTAFIKAEDLQEIAENIYTVQEVVDEITNDRQRRKLVVLPYDLKVKDVFTESIKFMTEFSKKTGDYTSLSATDIKVMALTYQMEKEISGIEHLKTEPTMQKTVKITGLSGRTPDTNKKDDIIKSNDEALQDTTKVEEHNDESSKINCNEDDDDSKLAHEIVEKIKNMELTDEKEAENVIVKVEESESDEGEISSEDDDDGSEWITPSNLKEKKKEMDLGEFEQKNVDVACITSDFAMQNVLKQIGLNVTAVDGFSPFAMKDVNSKSAVLGVRADKQDLKYWMKHYSKDKKK
- the LOC123706876 gene encoding RNA-binding protein NOB1 isoform X1, with product MAKLIKHLVVDTTAFIKAEDLQEIAENIYTVQEVVDEITNDRQRRKLVVLPYDLKVKDVFTESIKFMTEFSKKTGDYTSLSATDIKVMALTYQMEKEISGIEHLKTEPTMQKTVKITGLSGRTPDTNKKDDIIKSNDEALQDTTKVEEHNDESSKINCNEDDDDSKLAHEIVEKIKNMELTDEKEAENVIVKVEESESDEGEISSEDDDDGSEWITPSNLKEKKKEMDLGEFEQKNVDVACITSDFAMQNVLKQIGLNVTAVDGRIIRHLRTYIFRCTTCFKTTSVMTKLFCPKCGHATLKKVAVSVDEKGNQHIHINGRKPLSGRGKRFSLPTPKGGQHFQYPILTEDQHIHKRFATKLARNKTNALDPDYLAGFSPFAMKDVNSKSAVLGVRADKQDLKYWMKHYSKDKKK
- the LOC123706878 gene encoding FAM172 family protein homolog CG10038 isoform X1, yielding MLKKLWKNIIKTRKPYRTIKKTKEMDVRKTLHELGYDFNTEGELRKMGVDGNLTDEPFQYKISSDQKECQAHYEKLGAAVTEYIYQLLQNKVNLLRLPVPTDAGENGTFVFASRGYDSQKTLMVLIQGSGAVRAGQWARSLIINNNLDMGTQIPYIQMGIKRNFGILIMNPNENYKRNKNIPQSNTSEEHAQYVWKTYISGTKAKNIVVVAHSYGGLLTVMLAQKFQNDFEKRVKAVAMTDSVHSFSEAIIPDSIRKVSINWISNSSPLDTPMKTPEFEITRLSAGHPQHEMTSYAAMDSVFKFIDSKLAS
- the LOC123706878 gene encoding FAM172 family protein homolog CG10038 isoform X2; translation: MLKKLWKNIIKTRKPYRTIKKTKEMDVRKTLHELGYDFNTGELRKMGVDGNLTDEPFQYKISSDQKECQAHYEKLGAAVTEYIYQLLQNKVNLLRLPVPTDAGENGTFVFASRGYDSQKTLMVLIQGSGAVRAGQWARSLIINNNLDMGTQIPYIQMGIKRNFGILIMNPNENYKRNKNIPQSNTSEEHAQYVWKTYISGTKAKNIVVVAHSYGGLLTVMLAQKFQNDFEKRVKAVAMTDSVHSFSEAIIPDSIRKVSINWISNSSPLDTPMKTPEFEITRLSAGHPQHEMTSYAAMDSVFKFIDSKLAS
- the LOC123706877 gene encoding syntaxin-18 — encoded protein: MDITPLFKACIKTVKTRNKTFGILSPIPEEKKIILRQKSNKNGFMLTAKDITSQITKLRDFLLEHRERYLNYLNDISGNEMTEYERDQIDTGAQRIINTCSHLIKEFRSDNRKLGVSQQMREYMDAVIDLIDTYLKAVCKIHSELKAFRVKRALDMRKLSRLEVPQKTSSIPNPFTVEAEKENETDFEEIDSTKTKLELSENEIAVLSDEGELSAEELQMFESENVQLLNELNSLTEEVRQIESKVLHIAELQEIFTEKVLQQEQDIDRIANTVVGTTETMKDANDQIKQAIQRNAGLRVYILFFLLVMSFTLLFLDWYND